A genomic window from Cupriavidus metallidurans CH34 includes:
- a CDS encoding GMC family oxidoreductase → MAIKKDKVDCVVIGLGWTGAILAQELTDAGLDVVALERGAMRDTPTDAEYPKVVDELKYVVRGELFQDLSRETVTIRHGVDDLAVPYRQNGSFLLGNGVGGAGFHWNGMHYRVLPEELQLRSRYVDRYGKKFIPEGMQVQDFGVTYDELEPHFDFAEKVFGTSGTAGNLNGKIQPGGNPLEGHRSSEYPTPALKNSLGAQLFEKAAREAGFHPYPAPAANTSEPYTNPYGVRLGPCNFCGFCEDFGCYMYSKASPQTTILPVLLKKPNFELRTKAQVTRILLDSDKKRATGVLYIDAQGREVEQPADLVIVAAYQLHNVRLLLLSGIGTPYDPKTGKGVVGRNYAYQMNGAVNVMLPKGTLLNPFIGTGAGGVGLDDLNGDQFDHGPLGFLGGASIRHIRYGGRPIKQTPTVPGTPAWGSKWKAGVVDAYQRYMTIGISGSVMPYRDAYLDLDPTYRDANGLPLMRMTFDWHDNEYAMLDYMGTRMEEVAKAMKPEAYYKAIRKKGQHYDTRVYQSTHTTGGAVMGSSPETSVVNKYLQSWDVHNVFVMGASAFPQNMGYNPTGLVAALAYHSAKAIREQYLKHPAPLVQA, encoded by the coding sequence ATGGCGATCAAGAAGGACAAGGTCGATTGCGTGGTGATCGGTCTCGGCTGGACTGGCGCGATTCTCGCCCAGGAGCTGACCGACGCGGGGCTCGACGTCGTGGCGCTCGAACGTGGCGCGATGCGCGATACCCCGACCGATGCCGAGTATCCGAAAGTCGTCGACGAACTGAAGTACGTCGTGCGCGGAGAGCTGTTTCAGGATCTCTCCCGGGAGACGGTCACGATCCGTCACGGCGTGGATGACCTGGCGGTGCCGTATCGGCAAAACGGCTCGTTCCTGCTTGGCAATGGCGTGGGTGGCGCGGGCTTTCACTGGAACGGGATGCACTATCGCGTCCTGCCGGAAGAACTGCAGTTGCGCAGCCGCTACGTGGATCGCTATGGCAAGAAGTTCATTCCCGAAGGGATGCAGGTGCAGGACTTCGGTGTCACGTACGACGAACTCGAGCCACACTTCGACTTCGCAGAGAAAGTGTTTGGCACCTCGGGCACGGCCGGCAACCTGAATGGCAAGATCCAGCCGGGCGGCAATCCGCTCGAAGGCCACCGGTCGAGCGAGTACCCGACCCCGGCGCTGAAGAATTCGCTCGGCGCGCAATTGTTCGAAAAGGCCGCGCGCGAGGCGGGCTTCCACCCGTACCCGGCACCGGCGGCGAATACGTCCGAGCCCTATACGAACCCCTACGGCGTGCGCCTTGGGCCGTGCAATTTCTGCGGCTTCTGCGAGGACTTCGGCTGCTACATGTATTCGAAGGCGTCACCGCAGACGACGATCCTGCCGGTCCTGCTGAAGAAACCCAACTTCGAGTTGCGCACGAAGGCGCAAGTCACCAGGATCCTGCTCGATTCCGACAAGAAGCGCGCGACCGGCGTGCTGTACATCGACGCCCAGGGGCGAGAGGTCGAGCAACCCGCCGATCTCGTGATCGTCGCGGCGTACCAGTTGCACAACGTGCGTCTGCTGTTGCTCTCCGGCATCGGCACGCCGTATGACCCGAAAACCGGCAAGGGTGTCGTTGGCCGCAACTACGCGTATCAGATGAACGGCGCGGTCAACGTGATGCTGCCCAAGGGCACGCTGCTTAATCCGTTCATCGGGACGGGTGCCGGCGGGGTAGGGCTGGATGACCTGAATGGCGACCAGTTCGATCATGGTCCGCTCGGCTTTCTCGGCGGGGCGAGTATTCGCCATATACGTTATGGCGGCCGGCCCATCAAGCAGACGCCGACTGTCCCCGGCACGCCAGCGTGGGGCAGCAAGTGGAAGGCGGGAGTGGTCGATGCGTACCAGCGCTATATGACGATCGGCATTTCGGGCTCGGTCATGCCGTATCGCGATGCGTACCTCGATCTCGATCCGACGTACCGCGACGCCAACGGCCTGCCGCTGATGCGCATGACCTTCGACTGGCACGACAACGAGTACGCCATGCTGGATTACATGGGCACCCGCATGGAAGAGGTGGCCAAGGCGATGAAGCCCGAGGCGTACTACAAGGCCATCCGCAAGAAGGGCCAGCACTACGACACGCGCGTCTATCAGTCCACGCACACGACAGGCGGCGCCGTGATGGGATCGTCGCCCGAGACCAGCGTGGTCAACAAGTATCTGCAGAGCTGGGATGTACACAACGTGTTCGTCATGGGCGCCTCGGCGTTCCCGCAGAACATGGGCTACAACCCGACCGGTCTGGTAGCCGCGCTTGCCTATCACTCCGCGAAGGCTATCCGCGAGCAGTACTTGAAGCACCCGGCGCCGCTGGTTCAGGCTTGA
- a CDS encoding DNA-deoxyinosine glycosylase, translated as MTTKRCFPPVVDIHTRVLVLGSLPGEVSLAQSRYYAHKQNRFWHLMSDVLGVDLVGLEYEARLQALLDHRVGLWDVVAEARREGSLDSSIRDHQGNDLIGLIATLPTLKAIAFNGGTAAKIGEKTLADHGDRHAILRLPSSSPAYTLAYAEKRKAWESLRDWLD; from the coding sequence ATGACCACCAAGCGCTGCTTTCCTCCGGTCGTCGACATTCACACTCGCGTGCTTGTGCTCGGCAGCCTGCCGGGCGAAGTCTCTCTCGCGCAGTCACGCTATTACGCGCACAAGCAGAATCGTTTCTGGCATTTGATGAGCGATGTGCTTGGCGTCGATCTGGTCGGCCTCGAGTACGAAGCAAGGCTGCAGGCACTGCTCGACCATCGTGTTGGCCTGTGGGACGTTGTGGCCGAGGCACGGCGCGAGGGCAGCCTCGATAGCAGCATCCGCGACCATCAGGGCAACGATCTGATCGGCCTGATCGCGACGCTGCCGACGCTCAAGGCCATCGCATTCAATGGCGGCACCGCCGCGAAGATCGGCGAGAAGACGCTTGCGGACCATGGCGATCGCCATGCGATCCTGCGATTGCCATCGAGCAGCCCGGCTTACACGCTGGCCTATGCGGAAAAACGCAAGGCCTGGGAGAGCCTGCGCGACTGGCTCGACTGA
- a CDS encoding gluconate 2-dehydrogenase subunit 3 family protein: MSQEQEPRRRFFRQMLAVVPAASVATGAAISQSACSESPGPQSANAGNVGPYKPNYFTAGEWKFVQAAVDRLIPEDELGPGGLKAGVPEYIDRQMDTPYGHGKLWYIQGPFHPDVPAELGFQMNLAPRDIYRLGVKACDEYCKKQYGGKAFADLSKEDQESVLGQMEHAKISFDAVPARTFFSYLLNNTKEGFFADPIYGGNKGMVGWKMVGFPGARADFADWIDQPGVKYPYGPVSIDGRRG, translated from the coding sequence ATGTCCCAGGAACAAGAACCGCGTCGCCGATTTTTTCGGCAGATGCTGGCAGTCGTGCCCGCTGCATCCGTTGCGACAGGTGCCGCGATATCACAATCCGCGTGCTCGGAGTCTCCCGGACCGCAATCTGCAAATGCCGGAAATGTCGGGCCCTACAAGCCCAACTATTTCACCGCCGGCGAATGGAAATTCGTACAGGCGGCGGTCGACCGGCTGATTCCGGAGGATGAACTGGGGCCAGGTGGGCTTAAAGCGGGCGTTCCGGAATATATCGACCGACAGATGGACACGCCCTACGGGCACGGCAAGCTCTGGTACATACAGGGGCCATTTCATCCCGATGTGCCCGCAGAGCTTGGCTTCCAGATGAATCTCGCACCGCGCGACATATATCGTCTCGGCGTGAAGGCTTGCGACGAATACTGCAAGAAACAGTATGGCGGCAAGGCATTTGCCGATCTCTCCAAGGAAGACCAGGAAAGCGTGCTTGGCCAGATGGAGCACGCCAAGATCTCGTTCGATGCGGTACCGGCCAGGACGTTCTTCTCCTATCTGCTGAACAACACGAAAGAGGGTTTCTTTGCCGATCCGATCTACGGCGGCAACAAGGGCATGGTGGGCTGGAAGATGGTCGGTTTCCCCGGCGCACGGGCGGATTTCGCGGACTGGATCGATCAGCCAGGGGTGAAGTATCCCTATGGTCCGGTGTCGATCGACGGACGGAGGGGATAA
- the htpG gene encoding molecular chaperone HtpG has translation MTAPHETMSFQAEVKQLLHLMIHSLYSNKEIFLRELVSNASDATDKLRFEAIANPALLENDADLAIRIEADPAARTLKITDNGIGMSRDEAIRNLGTIARSGTKEFFQQLSGDQQKDAALIGQFGVGFYSAFIVADKVTVETRRAGLAADEAVRWESAGDGEFSIDAINRAERGSTITLHLREGEDDFLSSYRLQNIIRKYSDHISLPIRMPKEEWDAEAQQQKVTGEWESVNQASALWTRSKSDITDEQYQAFYQHIAHDHEAPLAWTHNRVEGRSEYTQLLYIPARAPFDLWDRNHKAGLKLYVKRVFIMDDADQLLPAYLRWVKGVVDSADLPLNVSRELLQESRDVKAIREGCAKRVLSMLEAMADSEDEAERAKYKTFWEQFGQVLKEGVGEDHGNGERIAKLLRFATTHGDTAEQSVSLVDYVGRMKEGQDKIYYVTADTWVAAKSSPHLEVFRKKGIEVVLLTDRVDEWLLSYLHEFDGKQLVSVARGDLDLGALADEAEKAEQEKASADWKEVVDRAKSVLEGKAKDVRVTLRLTDSASCLVSDDGDMSGYLQRLLKQAGQKAPDAQPILELNPEHALVKKLRDLPDGEAFGDRVRVLFDQALLAEGGMLDDPAAYVQRVNRLLA, from the coding sequence ATGACCGCACCGCACGAAACGATGAGCTTCCAGGCGGAAGTGAAGCAGCTACTGCACCTGATGATCCACTCGCTGTACAGCAACAAGGAGATCTTCCTGCGCGAGCTGGTATCGAATGCTTCCGACGCCACCGACAAGCTGCGCTTCGAGGCGATCGCGAATCCCGCGTTGCTCGAGAACGATGCCGACCTGGCGATCCGGATCGAAGCCGATCCCGCCGCCCGCACCCTGAAGATCACCGACAACGGCATCGGCATGAGCCGTGACGAGGCGATCCGCAATCTCGGCACCATCGCGCGGTCGGGCACCAAGGAGTTCTTCCAGCAGCTTTCCGGCGACCAGCAGAAGGACGCCGCGCTGATTGGCCAGTTTGGCGTGGGCTTCTACTCGGCATTCATCGTGGCCGACAAGGTCACCGTGGAAACGCGTCGCGCGGGTCTTGCCGCCGACGAGGCCGTGCGCTGGGAAAGCGCCGGCGACGGCGAGTTCAGCATCGATGCGATCAACCGTGCCGAGCGCGGCAGCACGATCACGCTGCATCTGCGCGAGGGCGAGGACGATTTCCTGTCGTCGTACCGCCTGCAGAACATCATCCGCAAGTACTCGGACCACATTTCGCTGCCGATCCGGATGCCCAAGGAGGAATGGGATGCCGAGGCGCAGCAGCAGAAGGTCACGGGCGAGTGGGAAAGCGTGAACCAGGCCAGCGCGCTCTGGACTCGCAGCAAGTCGGATATCACGGACGAGCAATACCAGGCGTTCTATCAGCACATCGCGCACGATCACGAGGCGCCGCTGGCCTGGACCCACAATCGCGTGGAAGGCCGCAGCGAGTACACGCAGCTGCTGTACATCCCGGCGCGCGCGCCGTTCGACCTGTGGGACCGTAATCACAAGGCCGGCCTGAAGCTGTACGTGAAGCGCGTGTTCATCATGGATGACGCGGACCAGCTCCTGCCGGCGTACCTACGCTGGGTCAAGGGCGTGGTCGATTCGGCGGACCTGCCGCTGAACGTGTCGCGTGAACTGCTGCAGGAGAGCCGCGATGTGAAGGCGATCCGCGAGGGCTGCGCCAAGCGCGTGCTGTCGATGCTGGAAGCGATGGCCGATAGCGAAGACGAAGCCGAACGCGCCAAGTACAAGACCTTCTGGGAACAGTTCGGTCAGGTGCTCAAGGAAGGCGTTGGCGAAGACCATGGCAACGGCGAACGCATCGCAAAGCTGCTGCGCTTCGCGACCACGCATGGCGACACGGCTGAACAGTCGGTCTCGCTGGTCGACTACGTGGGCCGCATGAAGGAAGGTCAGGACAAGATCTACTACGTCACGGCCGATACCTGGGTGGCCGCGAAGTCGAGCCCGCACCTCGAGGTGTTCCGCAAGAAGGGCATCGAAGTGGTGCTGTTGACCGACCGCGTTGACGAATGGCTGCTGTCCTACCTGCATGAATTCGACGGCAAGCAACTAGTGTCGGTGGCCCGTGGCGACCTGGACCTGGGCGCGCTGGCCGACGAAGCCGAGAAGGCCGAGCAGGAGAAGGCCAGCGCCGACTGGAAGGAAGTGGTCGACCGCGCGAAGTCCGTGCTCGAAGGCAAGGCCAAGGACGTACGCGTGACGCTGCGCCTGACGGATTCGGCATCGTGCCTGGTGTCCGACGATGGCGACATGAGCGGCTACCTGCAGCGTCTGCTGAAGCAGGCTGGCCAGAAGGCGCCCGATGCCCAGCCGATCCTGGAGCTGAATCCGGAGCACGCGCTGGTGAAGAAGCTGCGCGATCTGCCGGATGGCGAAGCCTTCGGCGACCGCGTGCGCGTGCTGTTCGACCAGGCGTTGCTGGCCGAGGGCGGCATGCTCGACGATCCGGCTGCCTATGTGCAGCGGGTGAACCGACTGCTGGCCTGA
- a CDS encoding aminotransferase-like domain-containing protein, which translates to MEGSQKDSRGDLGSAAGGTRPLRLVMPATGLEQLPDPIPSAQMTLVEQLTEWARLRIDERVFRAGMRMPSIRQLATEKSISRFTVVEAYERLVALGYLESRRGSGFYVRERTPLASTVAPPATPAIRNVDVTWLLRSMFHSAESHKAPGWGFLPNEWLDGELLSGALRSLGRQPGSHFLVSGTPQGFLPLRQQLRTRLEELEIGVTPDQIVMTSGITQAFDLIARQFLQPGDTVVVGDPAWFVMFARFATQGANVIGVPYTVEGPDVEALERIVQAHRPKLLVVNSVLHNPTGTSLSAARAFRLLQLAEQYDFTIVEDDIYSDLCPPGHAATRLASLDQLKRVIYLGSFSKTLAANLRVGFIAASPDLAVTLTDSKLVTGMASPEVNERVVYKVLTEGHYRKHVERVRGRLDRARDETREQLERLGLRIFPGNHAGIYLWADTGVDTNVIATAGHEEGYLFAPGSLFSPSQMPSTWTRFNVASSSDPGMLRFLAGQMDRLSGQSGLSGLPVNAGA; encoded by the coding sequence GGAAGGTAGCCAGAAGGATAGCCGGGGGGATCTTGGCAGTGCCGCAGGCGGCACACGGCCGTTGCGGCTCGTGATGCCGGCGACGGGGCTCGAGCAGCTTCCGGACCCGATTCCGTCGGCCCAGATGACGCTGGTGGAGCAGTTGACCGAGTGGGCGCGGCTGCGTATCGACGAACGGGTGTTCCGGGCTGGCATGCGTATGCCGTCGATCCGTCAGTTGGCGACCGAGAAGAGCATTTCGCGTTTTACCGTGGTGGAGGCCTATGAGCGGCTGGTGGCGCTGGGCTACCTCGAGTCGCGCCGCGGCTCGGGCTTCTACGTCCGAGAGCGCACGCCGCTCGCGTCCACCGTGGCGCCACCGGCCACTCCCGCGATCCGCAACGTCGATGTCACCTGGCTGCTGCGCAGCATGTTCCATTCGGCCGAGAGCCACAAGGCGCCCGGCTGGGGCTTCCTGCCCAACGAATGGCTGGACGGGGAGCTCCTGTCGGGTGCGCTGCGCAGCCTGGGCCGTCAGCCCGGCAGCCATTTCCTGGTCAGCGGCACGCCGCAGGGTTTTCTGCCGCTGCGGCAGCAACTGCGCACGCGGCTCGAAGAGCTGGAGATCGGCGTCACGCCGGACCAGATCGTGATGACTTCCGGCATCACGCAGGCGTTCGACCTGATCGCGCGCCAGTTCCTGCAGCCGGGCGACACGGTGGTGGTAGGCGACCCGGCCTGGTTCGTGATGTTCGCCCGCTTCGCCACGCAGGGCGCCAACGTGATCGGCGTGCCCTATACCGTGGAGGGCCCCGACGTGGAGGCGCTGGAGCGGATCGTCCAGGCCCACCGGCCGAAGCTGCTGGTGGTCAACTCCGTGCTGCACAACCCGACCGGGACGTCGCTGTCCGCCGCCCGCGCTTTTCGGCTGCTGCAACTGGCCGAACAGTACGATTTCACGATCGTCGAGGATGACATCTACAGCGATCTCTGCCCTCCGGGCCACGCCGCCACCCGGCTGGCCAGCCTGGACCAGCTCAAGCGCGTGATCTACCTGGGCAGCTTCTCCAAGACGCTGGCCGCCAACCTGCGCGTGGGCTTTATCGCCGCCAGTCCGGACCTGGCCGTGACCTTGACCGACAGCAAGCTCGTGACCGGCATGGCCTCGCCCGAAGTCAACGAACGCGTGGTCTACAAGGTGCTGACGGAAGGGCACTACCGCAAGCACGTGGAGCGCGTGCGCGGCCGGCTGGACCGGGCGCGCGACGAGACACGCGAGCAGCTCGAGCGGTTGGGTTTGCGCATCTTCCCGGGCAATCATGCGGGTATCTACCTGTGGGCCGATACCGGCGTGGACACCAACGTGATCGCCACGGCCGGGCACGAGGAAGGTTATCTGTTCGCGCCGGGCAGCCTGTTCTCGCCATCGCAGATGCCGTCCACGTGGACGCGCTTCAACGTGGCCAGCAGCAGCGATCCGGGCATGCTCCGGTTCCTGGCCGGCCAGATGGACCGCTTGTCCGGCCAATCGGGCCTGTCTGGCCTGCCCGTCAACGCCGGGGCTTGA